AAGTCCAGCGGATAGCATTGCTAAGCATCATCGTGAAGTCGTCCGACTGGAAGAGCTTCGGACTATGCCCCATCTGGAAATAAACATTCCGGGCAGCCTTGCCTTCGTTCACCCACACTACCGGATGGTCGCCCATCTTGACAGCGGAAGCGGGTGTATAAGTGGACTCGTCCACATGTGCCAAAACGCGAACATTGGGACGGGGAGACTTGTCGTACGTATACCACTCGTCATCCTGAACCACAAAAGAAGCGTCGACGCCTTTCATTACCGGATGTTCCTTGTCTTCCACAATCACTGTGCCATCAGCAAGCGGAGCGATATAGTTCTGGAAGCGAATGCCGCCCATGAAATCGGAGAACCATTGCCACAGAGGGTAACCGTCAAAGTCTCCCAGCAAAGTAGCATGATGGAAACCAATCCAACCGCCACGACCTTCGTTAATGTAGTTGATGAAGTTCTGCTCTGCTTCCTTCGGCCAGGTATAAGGCGGGAAGTCCAACTGAATGACTAAATCCGTACCCTCCAACACTTCCTTCTGAGCCAGGAGACGGGTGTTGTTCAATATCTGTATCTGCAGATTCTGTACCTTGCTCTCATCCACCAGCCACTTCACTGCCGCATCCGAGAAAGGTTTATGCTGGCCTTGGCTTTCGGTAAGTACCAGTACACGGTAAGTCCTGTCATAGAAAGGTTTCTGTTCTATCAATCCCTCGTAGACCGTACGACGCAAATCGCCTTGCTCGTTGTCACCGTCATAGTCCCAATACATGCCGCCCAGCAGTTTCTGCTTCAGGATATACTGGCATTTTATGGCCAACGAACGGGGATTTTCATAACCGAAGACAAGCTTTCCTGCTTTATTGGCCAAATAGGGAACCTTGGCTACCTCATCCCAGCATTCACGATACTCTCTGGTATGGCCTACCTTATTGAAATCCTGAAAGTTAGGATATCCATCGCCACCACGGCCATAGAAAGGCATGCCCATCACTAACTTAGAAGCAGGCACACCGGCTTTGAGGTGAGTCTCAACAGCAGCATCAACAGTCATCCAGCCACTGTTCTCCGAACGATACAAAGCTGCATGATGTTTGGGAGCATTCCCCATATCATAGGACATGATATTGACAAAATCAATATAGGGAAGAATCGCCTTAAAATCTATATACTCTGCAGAAGCTACCGTAGCAAGAGTCAGTAACTTCTTCTTCCCTATCTCTTTCCGTATATCCCTCATCAGTAATGTGAAGTTCTTTGTATCATCCGGTGAAGCAGAAATATTGGCTGCTGCACTGGTAGGGTATTCCCAGTCTATATCAATACCATCAAGATCGAACTCTTTCACTACACGCTTGCAATCCTTTGCAAAAGCCAAGCGATACTTATCATTGGCAGCCATTTCACTGAACCGACCGCTTCCCCATCCACCGATAGA
The nucleotide sequence above comes from Bacteroides intestinalis DSM 17393. Encoded proteins:
- a CDS encoding glycosyl hydrolase family 18 protein, with the translated sequence MKRMKLMILTALAVLLSCSSKAGELRMASSDTKVIVAYVTSWSSIMPDPQYMTHINYAFGHVSETFNGVGIDNENRLRGIVALKAQKPELKIMLSIGGWGSGRFSEMAANDKYRLAFAKDCKRVVKEFDLDGIDIDWEYPTSAAANISASPDDTKNFTLLMRDIRKEIGKKKLLTLATVASAEYIDFKAILPYIDFVNIMSYDMGNAPKHHAALYRSENSGWMTVDAAVETHLKAGVPASKLVMGMPFYGRGGDGYPNFQDFNKVGHTREYRECWDEVAKVPYLANKAGKLVFGYENPRSLAIKCQYILKQKLLGGMYWDYDGDNEQGDLRRTVYEGLIEQKPFYDRTYRVLVLTESQGQHKPFSDAAVKWLVDESKVQNLQIQILNNTRLLAQKEVLEGTDLVIQLDFPPYTWPKEAEQNFINYINEGRGGWIGFHHATLLGDFDGYPLWQWFSDFMGGIRFQNYIAPLADGTVIVEDKEHPVMKGVDASFVVQDDEWYTYDKSPRPNVRVLAHVDESTYTPASAVKMGDHPVVWVNEGKAARNVYFQMGHSPKLFQSDDFTMMLSNAIRWTLKK